A genomic segment from Panulirus ornatus isolate Po-2019 chromosome 20, ASM3632096v1, whole genome shotgun sequence encodes:
- the LOC139755934 gene encoding uncharacterized protein isoform X1, which produces MMGKYSLTLFISLKVCLPIFLFLSALLIAYQWTLVDLLQSRHMKAYGFNVPLLGQLSPPPLELRVDEPPHIQNQALSVLVTVVYVVRNILRLQGLVNQPEVPVGYLERLQAVSGLSVPVLLTAFLGVTTVALLTLWLLWSLLKYILRRRARRTHAGGHDVEVVEPQTDTVEPEFDNDREVVDPQVDSDDSEEQFDDGHEVEVVDPQVDTVEPEVESDDDHEVEVVDPQVDTVEPKVESDDDHEVEVVDPQVDTVEPEVESDDDTEVEVVDPQVDIDDPEVESDDDPEVESEDDTKVEVVDPQVDTVEPEIESDDDHEVEVVFPQVDTVEPEVESDDDTEVEVVDPQVDTDDPEVESDDDTKVEVVDPQVDTVEPEVESADDTEVEVVDPQVDKNDPEVESDDDPEVEVVDPQVDTFEPEVESNDDTEVEVVDPQVDTDDPEVESDDGHKVEVVDPQVDTVEPEVESADDTEVELVDPQVDTIEPEVKSDDDPDVEVVDPQVDTVEPEVESNDDTEVEVVDPQVDTDDPEVESDDGHKVEVVDPQVDTVEPEVESADDTEVEVVDPQVDTVEPEVKSDDDPDVEVVDPQVDTVEPEVESNDDTEVEVVDPQVDTEDPEVKSDDDTEVEVVDPQVDTVEPEVESADDTEVEVVDPQVDTVEPEVKSDDDPDVEVVDPQVDTFEPEVESNDDTEVEVVDPQVDTEDPEVKSDDDTEVEVVDPQVDATEPEGEVVEHHGDTTEPKGDVVEHQGDTTEPEGDIVEHQGDTTEPEGDVVEHQGDTTEPEVSATGRRRKNRKGRKKKRDTTEPVGDVVEHQGDTTEPEGDVVALGDTTEPEVSATGRRRKNRKGKKKKGDTTEPEGEAVEHQGDTTEPEGDVVALGDTTEPEVSATGRRRKNRKGKKKKGDTTEPEGEAVEHQGDTTEPEGDVVALGDTTEPEVSATGLRRKNRKGKKKKGDTTEPEGEVVEHQGDTTEPKGDVVDQGDTTEPEVSATGLRRKNRKGKKKKGNTTEPEGEVVEHHGDTTEPKGDVVEQGDTTEPEVSATGLRRKNRKGKKKKGNTTEPEGEVVEHQGDTTEPKGDVVDQGDTTEPEVSATGLRRKNRKGKKKKGNTTEPVGEVVEHQGHTTEPKGDVVDQGDTTEPEVSATGLRRKKGNRKTQPDSNITEPDSTTAGPQRTKNSRRGGRKKSGQY; this is translated from the exons atgatggGAAAATATAGCCTCACCTTGTTTATCTCCCTGAAGGTGTGTTTACCCATCTTCCTATTCCTGAGCGCGTTGCTCATCGCCTACCAGTGGACGCTGGTAGACCTCCTACAATCGAGGCACATGAAGGCCTACGGTTTCAACGTGCCCCTCCTGGGGcagctctcccctcctcccttggaGCTGAGGGTTGATGAGcctccacacatacagaaccaagCCCTCAGTGTCTTGGTTACCGTGGTGTACGTGGTGCGGAACATCCTCCGCCTGCAGGGTTTGGTCAACCAACCAGAGGTACCCGTGGGGTACTTGGAGCGGCTGCAGGCAGTATCTGGTTTGAGTGTTCCTGTCCTCCTTACGGCCTTCCTGGGGGTAACGACGGTGGCGCTGCTCACCCTCTGGCTGCTCTGGTCCTTGCTGAAGTACATATTGAGGCGCAGGGCCAGGCGTACCCATGCCGGCGGCCACGACGTCGAGGTAGTCGAACCTCAGAcagacactgtcgaacccgagtTTGACAACGACCGCGAGGTAGTGGACCCTCAGGTAGACTCTGACGATTCCGAGGAGCAGTTTGACGACGGCCatgaggtcgaggtagtcgaccctcaggtagacacagtcgaacccgaggtagagtctgacgacgaccacgAGGtagaggtagtcgaccctcaggtagacacagtcgaacccaaggtagagtctgacgacgaccacgAGGtagaggtagtcgaccctcaggtagacacagtcgaacccgaggtagagtctgacgacgacaccgaggtcgaggtagtcgaccctcaggtagacattgacgatcccgaggtagagtctgacgacgatcccgaggtagagtctgaagACGACACCAAGGTCGAGgttgtcgaccctcaggtagacactgtcgaacccgagatagagtctgacgacgaccacgAGGTAGAGGTAGTCttccctcaggtagacacagtcgaacccgaggtagagtctgacgacgacaccgaggtcgaggtagtcgaccctcaggtagacactgacgatcccgaggtagagtctgacgacgacaccaaGGTCGAGgttgtcgaccctcaggtagacactgtcgaacccgaggtagagtctgcagacgacaccgaggtcgaggtagtcgaccctcaggtagacaaaaacgatcccgaggtagagtctgacgacgaccccgaaGTCGAGGTAGttgaccctcaggtagacacattcgaacccgaggtagagtctaacGACGACActgaggtcgaggtagtcgaccctcaggtagacactgacgatcccgaggtcgAGTCTGACGACGGCCACAAGGTCGAGgttgtcgaccctcaggtagacactgtcgaacccgaggtagagtctgcagacgacaccgaggtcgagctagtcgaccctcaggtagacacaatCGAACCCGAGGTgaagtctgacgacgaccccgacgtcgaggtagtcgaccctcaggtagacaccgtcgaacccgaggtagaatCTAACGACGataccgaggtcgaggtagtcgaccctcaggtagacactgacgatcccgaggtagagtctgacgacggcCACAAGGTCGAGgttgtcgaccctcaggtagacactgtcgaacccgaggtagagtctgcagacgacaccgaggtcgaggtagtcgaccctcaggtagacacagtcgaacccgaggtgaagtctgacgacgaccccgacgtcgaggtagtcgaccctcaggtagacaccgtcgaacccgaggtagagtctaacgacgacaccgaggtcgaggtagtcgaccctcaggtagacactgaagATCCCGAGGTtaagtctgacgacgacaccgaggtcgaggttgtcgaccctcaggtagacactgtcgaacccgaggtagagtctgcagacgacaccgaggtcgaggtagtcgaccctcaggtagacacagtcgaacccgaggtgaAGTCTGACGATGACCCCGacgtcgaggtagtcgaccctcaggtagacacattcgaacccgaggtagagtctaacgacgacaccgaggtcgaggtagtcgaccctcaggtagacactgaagATCCCGAGGTtaagtctgacgacgacaccgaggtcgaggtagtcgaccctcaggtagacgctaccgaacccgagggagaagtagttgaacatcatggtgacactactgaacccaagggcgacgtagttgaacatcagggtgacactactgaacccgagggcgacatagttgaacatcagggtgacactactgaacccgagggcgacgtagttgaacatcagggtgacactactgaacccgaggtcagtgctaccggacgtcgCCGTAAGAATCGTAAAGGTAGGAAGAAGAAacgtgacactactgaacccg tgggcgacgtagttgaacatcagggtgacactactgaacccgagggcgacGTAGTTGCCCTGGGTGatactaccgaacccgaggtcagtgctaccggacgtcgccgtaagaatcgtaaaggcaagaagaagaaaggtgacactacagaacccgagggcgaagcagttgaacatcagggtgacactactgaacccgagggcgacgtagttgccctgggtgacactaccgaacccgaggtcagtgctaccggacgtcgccgtaagaatcgtaaaggcaagaagaagaaaggtgacactacagaacccgagggcgaagcagttgaacatcagggtgacactactgaacccgagggcgacgtagttgccctgggtgacactaccgaacccgaggtcagtgctaccggacttcGCCGTAAGAATcgtaaaggcaagaagaagaaaggtgacactactgaacccgagggcgaagtagttgaacatcagggtgacactactgaacccaagggcgacgtagttgaccagggtgacactaccgaacccgaggtcagtgctaccggacttcGCCGTAAGAATcgtaaaggcaagaagaagaaaggtaacactaccgaacccgagggcgaagtagttgaacatcatggtgacactactgaacccaagggcgacgtagttgaacagggtgacactaccgaacccgaggtcagtgctaccggacttcGCCGTAAGAATcgtaaaggcaagaagaagaaaggtaacactaccgaacccgagggcgaagtagttgaacatcagggtgacactactgaacccaagggcgacgtagttgaccagggtgacactaccgaacccgaggtcagtgctaccggacttcGCCGCAAGAATcgtaaaggcaagaagaagaaaggtaacactactgaacccgtgggcgaagtagttgaacatcagggtcacactactgaacccaagggcgacgtagttgaccagggtgacactaccgaacccgaggtcagtgctaccggacttcGCCGTAAGAAAGGTAACCGCAAGACTCAACCCGATAGCAACATTACCGAGCCCGATAGTACGACTGCCGGACCACAGAGGACGAAAAATTCTCgtcgtggagggaggaagaaatcTGGCCAGTATTGA
- the LOC139755934 gene encoding uncharacterized protein isoform X2, with protein sequence MMGKYSLTLFISLKVCLPIFLFLSALLIAYQWTLVDLLQSRHMKAYGFNVPLLGQLSPPPLELRVDEPPHIQNQALSVLVTVVYVVRNILRLQGLVNQPEVPVGYLERLQAVSGLSVPVLLTAFLGVTTVALLTLWLLWSLLKYILRRRARRTHAGGHDVEVVEPQTDTVEPEFDNDREVVDPQVDSDDSEEQFDDGHEVEVVDPQVDTVEPEVESDDDHEVEVVDPQVDTVEPKVESDDDHEVEVVDPQVDTVEPEVESDDDTEVEVVDPQVDIDDPEVESDDDPEVESEDDTKVEVVDPQVDTVEPEIESDDDHEVEVVFPQVDTVEPEVESDDDTEVEVVDPQVDTDDPEVESDDDTKVEVVDPQVDTVEPEVESADDTEVEVVDPQVDKNDPEVESDDDPEVEVVDPQVDTFEPEVESNDDTEVEVVDPQVDTDDPEVESDDGHKVEVVDPQVDTVEPEVESADDTEVELVDPQVDTIEPEVKSDDDPDVEVVDPQVDTVEPEVESNDDTEVEVVDPQVDTDDPEVESDDGHKVEVVDPQVDTVEPEVESADDTEVEVVDPQVDTVEPEVKSDDDPDVEVVDPQVDTVEPEVESNDDTEVEVVDPQVDTEDPEVKSDDDTEVEVVDPQVDTVEPEVESADDTEVEVVDPQVDTVEPEVKSDDDPDVEVVDPQVDTFEPEVESNDDTEVEVVDPQVDTEDPEVKSDDDTEVEVVDPQVDATEPEGEVVEHHGDTTEPKGDVVEHQGDTTEPEGDIVEHQGDTTEPEGDVVEHQGDTTEPEVSATGRRRKNRKGRKKKRDTTEPEGEVVEHQGDTTEPVGDVVEHQGDTTEPEGDVVALGDTTEPEVSATGRRRKNRKGKKKKGDTTEPEGEAVEHQGDTTEPEGDVVALGDTTEPEVSATGRRRKNRKGKKKKGDTTEPEGEAVEHQGDTTEPEGDVVALGDTTEPEVSATGLRRKNRKGKKKKGDTTEPEGEVVEHQGDTTEPKGDVVDQGDTTEPEGEVVEHHGDTTEPKGDVVEQGDTTEPEVSATGLRRKNRKGKKKKGNTTEPEGEVVEHQGDTTEPKGDVVDQGDTTEPEVSATGLRRKNRKGKKKKGNTTEPVGEVVEHQGHTTEPKGDVVDQGDTTEPEVSATGLRRKKGNRKTQPDSNITEPDSTTAGPQRTKNSRRGGRKKSGQY encoded by the exons atgatggGAAAATATAGCCTCACCTTGTTTATCTCCCTGAAGGTGTGTTTACCCATCTTCCTATTCCTGAGCGCGTTGCTCATCGCCTACCAGTGGACGCTGGTAGACCTCCTACAATCGAGGCACATGAAGGCCTACGGTTTCAACGTGCCCCTCCTGGGGcagctctcccctcctcccttggaGCTGAGGGTTGATGAGcctccacacatacagaaccaagCCCTCAGTGTCTTGGTTACCGTGGTGTACGTGGTGCGGAACATCCTCCGCCTGCAGGGTTTGGTCAACCAACCAGAGGTACCCGTGGGGTACTTGGAGCGGCTGCAGGCAGTATCTGGTTTGAGTGTTCCTGTCCTCCTTACGGCCTTCCTGGGGGTAACGACGGTGGCGCTGCTCACCCTCTGGCTGCTCTGGTCCTTGCTGAAGTACATATTGAGGCGCAGGGCCAGGCGTACCCATGCCGGCGGCCACGACGTCGAGGTAGTCGAACCTCAGAcagacactgtcgaacccgagtTTGACAACGACCGCGAGGTAGTGGACCCTCAGGTAGACTCTGACGATTCCGAGGAGCAGTTTGACGACGGCCatgaggtcgaggtagtcgaccctcaggtagacacagtcgaacccgaggtagagtctgacgacgaccacgAGGtagaggtagtcgaccctcaggtagacacagtcgaacccaaggtagagtctgacgacgaccacgAGGtagaggtagtcgaccctcaggtagacacagtcgaacccgaggtagagtctgacgacgacaccgaggtcgaggtagtcgaccctcaggtagacattgacgatcccgaggtagagtctgacgacgatcccgaggtagagtctgaagACGACACCAAGGTCGAGgttgtcgaccctcaggtagacactgtcgaacccgagatagagtctgacgacgaccacgAGGTAGAGGTAGTCttccctcaggtagacacagtcgaacccgaggtagagtctgacgacgacaccgaggtcgaggtagtcgaccctcaggtagacactgacgatcccgaggtagagtctgacgacgacaccaaGGTCGAGgttgtcgaccctcaggtagacactgtcgaacccgaggtagagtctgcagacgacaccgaggtcgaggtagtcgaccctcaggtagacaaaaacgatcccgaggtagagtctgacgacgaccccgaaGTCGAGGTAGttgaccctcaggtagacacattcgaacccgaggtagagtctaacGACGACActgaggtcgaggtagtcgaccctcaggtagacactgacgatcccgaggtcgAGTCTGACGACGGCCACAAGGTCGAGgttgtcgaccctcaggtagacactgtcgaacccgaggtagagtctgcagacgacaccgaggtcgagctagtcgaccctcaggtagacacaatCGAACCCGAGGTgaagtctgacgacgaccccgacgtcgaggtagtcgaccctcaggtagacaccgtcgaacccgaggtagaatCTAACGACGataccgaggtcgaggtagtcgaccctcaggtagacactgacgatcccgaggtagagtctgacgacggcCACAAGGTCGAGgttgtcgaccctcaggtagacactgtcgaacccgaggtagagtctgcagacgacaccgaggtcgaggtagtcgaccctcaggtagacacagtcgaacccgaggtgaagtctgacgacgaccccgacgtcgaggtagtcgaccctcaggtagacaccgtcgaacccgaggtagagtctaacgacgacaccgaggtcgaggtagtcgaccctcaggtagacactgaagATCCCGAGGTtaagtctgacgacgacaccgaggtcgaggttgtcgaccctcaggtagacactgtcgaacccgaggtagagtctgcagacgacaccgaggtcgaggtagtcgaccctcaggtagacacagtcgaacccgaggtgaAGTCTGACGATGACCCCGacgtcgaggtagtcgaccctcaggtagacacattcgaacccgaggtagagtctaacgacgacaccgaggtcgaggtagtcgaccctcaggtagacactgaagATCCCGAGGTtaagtctgacgacgacaccgaggtcgaggtagtcgaccctcaggtagacgctaccgaacccgagggagaagtagttgaacatcatggtgacactactgaacccaagggcgacgtagttgaacatcagggtgacactactgaacccgagggcgacatagttgaacatcagggtgacactactgaacccgagggcgacgtagttgaacatcagggtgacactactgaacccgaggtcagtgctaccggacgtcgCCGTAAGAATCGTAAAGGTAGGAAGAAGAAacgtgacactactgaacccgagggcgaagtagttgaacatcagggtgacactactgaacccgtgggcgacgtagttgaacatcagggtgacactactgaacccgagggcgacGTAGTTGCCCTGGGTGatactaccgaacccgaggtcagtgctaccggacgtcgccgtaagaatcgtaaaggcaagaagaagaaaggtgacactacagaacccgagggcgaagcagttgaacatcagggtgacactactgaacccgagggcgacgtagttgccctgggtgacactaccgaacccgaggtcagtgctaccggacgtcgccgtaagaatcgtaaaggcaagaagaagaaaggtgacactacagaacccgagggcgaagcagttgaacatcagggtgacactactgaacccgagggcgacgtagttgccctgggtgacactaccgaacccgaggtcagtgctaccggacttcGCCGTAAGAATcgtaaaggcaagaagaagaaaggtgacactactgaacccgagggcgaagtagttgaacatcagggtgacactactgaacccaagggcgacgtagttgaccagggtgacactaccgaacccgag ggcgaagtagttgaacatcatggtgacactactgaacccaagggcgacgtagttgaacagggtgacactaccgaacccgaggtcagtgctaccggacttcGCCGTAAGAATcgtaaaggcaagaagaagaaaggtaacactaccgaacccgagggcgaagtagttgaacatcagggtgacactactgaacccaagggcgacgtagttgaccagggtgacactaccgaacccgaggtcagtgctaccggacttcGCCGCAAGAATcgtaaaggcaagaagaagaaaggtaacactactgaacccgtgggcgaagtagttgaacatcagggtcacactactgaacccaagggcgacgtagttgaccagggtgacactaccgaacccgaggtcagtgctaccggacttcGCCGTAAGAAAGGTAACCGCAAGACTCAACCCGATAGCAACATTACCGAGCCCGATAGTACGACTGCCGGACCACAGAGGACGAAAAATTCTCgtcgtggagggaggaagaaatcTGGCCAGTATTGA